One region of Sulfurisphaera ohwakuensis genomic DNA includes:
- a CDS encoding CBS domain-containing protein, whose amino-acid sequence MLVKTLMITNPPTVSVSSKLLEAFKKVNEKGIGRVIVEDNEIRGIISTRDLLNYVVERCEKGCDRGDIFALVDKDVKYVMTPNPVYVYENDDVLDALTLMVARNFGSLPVVNEMKKVTGIVTEREMLLIFQDLDQLFSVKKFMTKRVTSVYEDVSVFDATKLMIKRGFRRLPVINESGEVVGIITAADSLKLLTKTILKNEPEMFFNKKVKEVATNEIYSIDPEKSINEAAATMLMKKIGSLLILDSKNRPLGIITERDLIIALHYQLHLKTS is encoded by the coding sequence ATGCTAGTAAAAACCCTCATGATTACAAATCCCCCTACAGTTTCTGTTAGTAGTAAATTATTAGAAGCATTTAAGAAAGTTAATGAAAAAGGAATAGGAAGAGTTATTGTTGAGGATAATGAAATTAGGGGTATAATTTCAACTAGGGATTTACTAAACTATGTGGTAGAAAGATGCGAAAAAGGGTGTGATAGAGGAGATATTTTTGCTTTGGTTGATAAGGATGTTAAATATGTCATGACACCTAATCCAGTATATGTTTATGAAAATGACGATGTATTAGACGCTCTAACACTTATGGTTGCAAGGAATTTTGGATCTTTACCTGTAGTAAACGAAATGAAAAAAGTAACTGGAATAGTTACAGAAAGGGAAATGCTTTTAATTTTCCAGGATTTGGATCAGCTTTTTTCAGTAAAGAAATTTATGACTAAAAGAGTAACGAGTGTATACGAGGATGTTTCCGTATTTGATGCAACTAAGTTAATGATTAAAAGAGGATTTAGAAGATTGCCAGTAATTAACGAGAGTGGTGAAGTTGTTGGAATAATAACTGCTGCAGATTCACTAAAACTACTAACAAAAACTATATTGAAGAATGAACCAGAAATGTTCTTTAATAAAAAAGTTAAAGAAGTAGCTACAAATGAGATATATAGTATTGATCCAGAAAAATCTATTAACGAGGCAGCAGCTACTATGCTTATGAAAAAGATTGGTTCATTACTAATCCTAGATTCAAAAAACAGACCACTTGGAATTATTACTGAGAGAGATTTAATTATTGCTTTACATTATCAGCTTCATTTAAAAACAAGTTAA
- a CDS encoding DUF3211 domain-containing protein: protein MRVEKEIKTNQDIDVVMTIFSDPTFTIPQIFPGVSSVRCAEPEIFEAEGKFLAFSYKVKGRVYKGVDEVRIIYDSDRGNGILYIRKKDNNILQIILEHDNNLTAFLGKRYVSSNLDRLAENIDEIIRLERIKRKI from the coding sequence ATGAGAGTAGAAAAAGAAATTAAAACAAATCAAGATATAGACGTGGTCATGACTATATTTTCTGATCCGACTTTTACTATCCCACAAATTTTCCCGGGAGTTTCTTCAGTCAGATGTGCTGAACCAGAAATCTTTGAAGCAGAGGGAAAATTCCTAGCATTTTCATATAAGGTAAAAGGAAGAGTTTATAAAGGTGTTGATGAGGTTAGAATAATTTATGATAGTGATAGAGGGAATGGTATTCTTTATATAAGAAAGAAAGATAACAATATATTACAGATAATTTTAGAACATGATAATAACCTTACAGCATTTTTAGGAAAGCGTTATGTTTCCTCAAACTTAGACAGATTAGCTGAGAATATAGATGAAATTATCAGATTAGAGAGGATTAAACGTAAAATTTAG
- a CDS encoding RidA family protein, with translation METVFTEKAPKPVGPYSQAIKVGNALYVSGQIPIDPKTNEVVKGDIKVQTKQVLDNIKEIVKAAGFSLSDVVMAFVFLKDMNMFNDFNSVYAEYFKDKPPARVTVEVSRLPKDVLIEIAVICSKG, from the coding sequence ATGGAGACTGTATTTACAGAGAAAGCCCCAAAACCTGTTGGACCCTATTCTCAAGCTATTAAGGTAGGAAATGCACTCTATGTATCCGGTCAAATACCTATAGATCCTAAAACTAACGAAGTTGTAAAAGGAGACATAAAAGTACAGACAAAACAAGTACTTGATAATATTAAAGAAATTGTTAAAGCTGCGGGCTTCTCATTATCAGACGTGGTTATGGCTTTTGTATTTTTGAAAGATATGAACATGTTTAATGATTTTAATTCTGTTTATGCTGAATATTTTAAAGATAAGCCTCCAGCAAGAGTTACAGTAGAAGTTTCAAGGTTACCAAAAGACGTTTTAATAGAAATTGCGGTTATATGCTCGAAAGGTTAA
- a CDS encoding protein kinase domain-containing protein — protein MYFVFTKDDKTYLYLDGVIKEVEMKLKLKDNIGCVVKYDNGKIKTTSTLVYDSKKLSGLKDAVLVGKVLDGYLFDARDFLVIHFDKINKEIVNGEYLLVQGIPVLKNDIRSLMDLMDISYDLIQYMLKNYHDNEEVKRRAIISLARLGKCEEAISHYKQLDQRYPEESLAVAECFEKIGEELEALKIYSFFSEIKYRELEKKLRDKANKLIDEFEIQGNVKLLFEALSVLPTYDAPALKLGWYFLGKKNYKEAVKYFEEALKRRRDFSNMLTLAHAYILAGEHKKALDLIEEAEKIRRNAQSAYLKGLALEKLNAPSNAQKEFLFACREGVVEACNKVKPYELYTPTEDFDPNSWVGYVLYGYKVEKVIGTGGMGFVLLVEKNMKKFAMKVIKKEFRYDELLYEIAKMQEISKGSKYLVKIMASFVDENFSDYYSSPPAVVMEYMEGGDLREILVNQEYSTLRHSSKWPQIVSVIYSKLADAIIHIHKNGYVHCDIKPSNILFNRKLPKYGEEALEALLNEEVVPKLSDLGSAVKVGVPVIHYTPYYAHPLQRFGGRAEYNFDVYSFTVSLYVSLTNNFPFSEWLERELEEAVTDPSKREIALKDFYLAEPRLDQIPEEFRDLIERGLRGEITLEELSRELRMINKYNYNLPISDKEEIKI, from the coding sequence ATGTACTTTGTGTTCACAAAAGATGATAAGACTTACCTATATCTTGATGGTGTTATTAAAGAGGTCGAGATGAAGCTTAAACTTAAGGATAACATAGGGTGTGTAGTAAAGTACGATAATGGAAAAATAAAAACAACTTCTACTCTAGTTTATGATAGCAAAAAACTATCTGGTTTAAAAGATGCTGTATTAGTAGGTAAAGTATTAGACGGATATCTCTTTGATGCAAGAGACTTTCTTGTAATACACTTTGATAAAATAAATAAAGAGATTGTCAATGGGGAGTATTTACTAGTTCAAGGAATCCCGGTTTTAAAGAACGATATTAGGTCTTTGATGGATTTAATGGATATAAGTTATGATTTAATCCAGTATATGTTAAAGAATTATCATGATAATGAGGAAGTAAAGAGAAGGGCGATTATAAGTCTTGCGAGACTAGGTAAATGTGAAGAAGCAATTAGCCATTACAAACAGCTAGACCAAAGATATCCCGAAGAATCTTTAGCTGTAGCTGAATGTTTCGAAAAAATTGGTGAAGAACTTGAGGCACTAAAAATTTATTCATTCTTTTCTGAGATAAAATATAGAGAATTAGAGAAAAAATTAAGGGATAAGGCTAACAAACTGATTGACGAATTCGAAATTCAAGGGAATGTAAAATTATTGTTTGAAGCCTTATCAGTTCTCCCAACATATGATGCACCAGCACTAAAACTTGGCTGGTACTTCTTGGGCAAAAAGAACTATAAGGAGGCTGTAAAGTATTTTGAAGAGGCATTAAAGAGAAGGAGAGATTTTAGCAATATGTTAACATTAGCTCATGCTTACATTTTAGCCGGTGAGCATAAGAAAGCACTTGACCTAATTGAAGAAGCAGAAAAAATAAGGAGAAACGCTCAGAGTGCATATCTTAAGGGTTTGGCTTTAGAGAAACTAAATGCACCATCTAATGCACAAAAAGAGTTCTTGTTTGCATGTAGGGAGGGAGTAGTAGAGGCATGTAATAAAGTTAAACCTTATGAATTGTATACACCAACTGAAGATTTTGATCCGAATTCATGGGTTGGTTATGTGCTTTATGGGTATAAGGTGGAAAAGGTTATAGGAACTGGTGGAATGGGGTTCGTATTATTAGTAGAGAAGAACATGAAAAAATTCGCTATGAAAGTTATTAAAAAAGAGTTTAGATATGATGAATTACTTTACGAAATAGCAAAGATGCAAGAGATTTCTAAGGGATCAAAATATTTGGTCAAAATCATGGCTAGTTTTGTAGATGAAAACTTCTCGGACTACTATTCTTCACCTCCTGCGGTAGTAATGGAGTATATGGAGGGTGGTGATTTAAGAGAGATTCTTGTTAATCAAGAATATTCGACATTACGTCATTCAAGTAAATGGCCTCAAATTGTTTCAGTAATATATAGTAAATTAGCTGATGCAATAATTCACATTCATAAAAACGGTTATGTACACTGTGACATTAAACCGTCTAATATATTATTTAACAGAAAGTTACCTAAATATGGGGAAGAAGCATTAGAAGCTTTACTTAATGAAGAAGTAGTTCCAAAACTCTCTGATTTAGGATCAGCTGTTAAAGTTGGTGTTCCGGTCATTCATTATACTCCTTACTATGCACATCCCCTGCAAAGATTTGGAGGGAGAGCGGAATATAACTTCGACGTTTACTCTTTCACAGTATCACTTTATGTATCGCTAACAAATAACTTTCCCTTCTCGGAATGGTTAGAGAGAGAATTAGAAGAGGCAGTTACTGATCCATCTAAGAGAGAAATAGCATTAAAAGACTTCTATTTAGCAGAACCGAGGCTTGACCAGATACCGGAGGAGTTTAGGGATCTTATAGAGAGAGGTCTTAGGGGAGAAATAACTTTAGAGGAGCTGAGTAGGGAACTGAGAATGATTAACAAATACAATTATAACTTACCTATTTCTGATAAAGAGGAGATAAAAATATAA
- a CDS encoding winged helix-turn-helix domain-containing protein, with amino-acid sequence MKFKFKIWLETDDGKPVIGKGGISLMKNIIETGSISTAAKKMHVSYKFAWEYVRKVNDILGGIEMHKGGKGAGGTIVSEKVTELIKVYEEAEKEINEVLEKYNKKIEEILKK; translated from the coding sequence ATGAAGTTTAAGTTTAAAATATGGTTAGAAACTGATGACGGAAAACCTGTTATTGGTAAAGGTGGAATTTCTCTAATGAAGAACATCATAGAAACGGGATCAATATCTACCGCAGCAAAAAAGATGCATGTTTCCTATAAATTTGCTTGGGAGTATGTTAGAAAAGTTAATGACATTTTAGGAGGAATAGAGATGCATAAAGGAGGGAAAGGCGCTGGAGGAACAATCGTGTCAGAAAAAGTAACTGAATTGATAAAGGTTTATGAAGAGGCTGAGAAGGAAATAAATGAGGTTCTTGAGAAGTATAACAAAAAAATAGAGGAGATTTTAAAGAAATAA
- a CDS encoding 5-(carboxyamino)imidazole ribonucleotide synthase gives MKSLTQNSIKIGILGGGQLGWMMILEGRKYPFAFYVMDEPEAPACKIADKCFTPDDYKKMIDEVDVVTFEFEHVKEEALQYAEDQGILLPRLNTVELKRERWKEKTYYKEHNLPTPRFYVANDGEEALRILKDEFNNVGVLKQSRGGYDGKGQYFIKGDVEKYGFIKDMKCKFVVEEFVNFNYEASIIAVRDRNGNFKAYPPTFNYNEKGILVYNYGPLNDSRFAEIAKRLMDSLDYVGTIGIEFFVRDGEILINEFAPRVHNTGHYTLDAAFVSQFEQHLRAITGLEIGSTDLLSYGGMVNILGTDNVPLEVLKYGKVYWYGKKEVRKRRKLGHVNVVGSNLEDVKQKIDIIMKLIYPQGLDL, from the coding sequence ATGAAGTCCTTAACACAAAACTCGATTAAAATCGGAATTTTAGGAGGAGGACAATTAGGCTGGATGATGATTTTAGAAGGGAGAAAGTATCCCTTCGCTTTTTACGTAATGGACGAACCAGAAGCTCCTGCATGTAAAATTGCGGATAAATGTTTTACGCCAGATGACTATAAGAAAATGATAGATGAAGTTGACGTAGTAACTTTTGAGTTCGAACATGTCAAAGAAGAGGCATTACAGTATGCCGAAGATCAAGGGATACTTTTGCCCAGGTTAAATACTGTTGAATTAAAAAGGGAAAGATGGAAGGAAAAAACATATTATAAGGAACATAATTTGCCAACTCCTAGATTTTACGTTGCTAACGACGGAGAAGAGGCATTAAGAATTCTTAAGGACGAGTTTAATAACGTTGGTGTTTTGAAACAGAGTAGGGGAGGATATGACGGTAAAGGACAGTATTTTATAAAGGGAGATGTAGAAAAATACGGATTCATTAAGGATATGAAGTGTAAATTTGTAGTTGAAGAATTTGTTAATTTTAATTATGAAGCTTCTATAATTGCTGTTAGAGATCGAAATGGAAATTTTAAGGCATATCCGCCAACATTTAACTATAACGAAAAAGGAATCCTGGTATACAACTACGGTCCCCTTAACGATAGTAGATTTGCTGAGATTGCAAAGAGGTTAATGGATTCTTTAGACTATGTAGGTACAATTGGTATTGAGTTTTTTGTAAGGGATGGAGAAATTCTAATAAATGAGTTTGCTCCAAGGGTGCATAATACTGGTCACTATACTCTAGATGCAGCATTTGTTTCTCAGTTTGAACAACATTTACGAGCAATAACTGGCCTGGAAATAGGTTCTACAGATCTACTCTCATATGGTGGTATGGTGAATATTTTAGGTACAGATAATGTTCCTCTTGAAGTTCTTAAATATGGTAAAGTGTATTGGTATGGGAAGAAAGAAGTTAGAAAGAGGAGAAAGTTGGGACATGTCAATGTCGTTGGAAGTAACTTAGAAGATGTTAAGCAAAAAATTGATATTATTATGAAACTAATTTATCCTCAAGGTTTAGATTTATGA
- the purE gene encoding 5-(carboxyamino)imidazole ribonucleotide mutase has protein sequence MPKVAVIMGSKSDWEYMKEAVELLKQFGVEVEARVVSAHRTPEFMMEFAKTASEKGIEVIIAGAGGAAHLPGMTASLTHLPVIGVPIPSKNLNGLDSLLSIVQMPYGVPVATVAIGGAKNAALLALRILGLKYPDIAEKVKKFMEDVKNEVLNTKLD, from the coding sequence ATGCCTAAAGTAGCTGTTATTATGGGTAGTAAATCAGACTGGGAATATATGAAAGAAGCAGTAGAACTTTTAAAACAATTTGGTGTTGAAGTTGAGGCTAGAGTAGTTTCAGCCCACAGAACACCAGAATTTATGATGGAATTTGCTAAAACCGCATCAGAGAAGGGAATAGAAGTTATTATAGCTGGTGCAGGTGGTGCGGCTCATTTACCGGGTATGACAGCATCATTAACTCATTTGCCAGTAATTGGTGTTCCGATTCCTTCAAAGAATTTGAATGGCTTAGATTCTCTCCTCTCTATTGTTCAAATGCCTTATGGTGTACCAGTCGCCACAGTTGCTATTGGTGGGGCTAAAAATGCTGCACTTTTGGCATTAAGAATTTTAGGACTAAAATACCCAGACATAGCTGAAAAAGTTAAAAAGTTTATGGAGGATGTGAAAAATGAAGTCCTTAACACAAAACTCGATTAA
- a CDS encoding VapB-type antitoxin has translation MIGQILIRNTDEKGRIVISEFKKKEVYLVDLGSGYFITDKKDLAEKVAEKASNAFEEEFLKTVEEMSIVPEEIDQIVNKEISRKVT, from the coding sequence ATGATAGGTCAGATATTAATCAGAAATACTGATGAAAAAGGAAGGATAGTAATTTCTGAGTTTAAGAAGAAAGAGGTTTATCTCGTAGATCTGGGATCAGGTTACTTTATCACTGATAAAAAAGATTTAGCTGAAAAAGTAGCTGAAAAAGCGTCTAACGCATTCGAAGAAGAATTTTTAAAAACTGTAGAAGAGATGAGTATAGTTCCAGAGGAGATAGATCAAATTGTAAATAAGGAAATAAGTAGGAAAGTTACATGA
- a CDS encoding FAD-binding protein, giving the protein MDVYSEEELFKVIRDAYTNSKKIQILGKGKHAKKGDAEEFIYTRKMDWFEIKGDKVQALAGADVVKIRKEASENNLLLPTLYDGTIGGLLATNEPSPLSTTYGRPRDFTSWVTVLTPYGGIRWNFLIGSRGILGAISRAEMKLFPKPAKVITYEKKSVEDNEISKLVELSPLVLLVDYDREKFNIHVSFEEEKNVGPGYLKDEGVPVVEIIDESREIIIEGDSFSAFVRVVNIGKPVYAYWVYKSGIFKLYDADTEELSKAGVKFYTRDNPKEVYLKLKRLLDFKNIFV; this is encoded by the coding sequence ATGGACGTTTATTCTGAAGAAGAATTATTCAAGGTTATAAGAGACGCATACACAAATTCAAAAAAGATCCAAATATTAGGTAAAGGAAAACATGCTAAAAAAGGAGACGCTGAGGAATTCATTTATACTAGAAAAATGGACTGGTTCGAAATTAAAGGAGATAAAGTCCAGGCATTAGCTGGTGCAGATGTTGTTAAAATTAGAAAAGAAGCTAGTGAGAATAATTTGCTTTTACCAACACTCTATGATGGCACTATTGGAGGTTTGTTAGCAACAAACGAACCTTCACCATTATCAACAACTTATGGGAGACCAAGGGATTTCACTTCATGGGTAACAGTCTTAACACCTTATGGCGGGATTAGGTGGAATTTCCTAATAGGTTCTAGAGGAATTTTGGGTGCTATATCTAGGGCTGAAATGAAATTATTTCCTAAACCAGCAAAAGTAATAACGTATGAAAAAAAGAGCGTAGAAGATAACGAGATCTCAAAACTAGTTGAATTATCACCATTAGTCTTATTAGTCGATTACGATAGAGAAAAGTTCAATATTCACGTTTCATTCGAAGAAGAGAAAAATGTAGGACCCGGGTATTTAAAAGATGAAGGAGTTCCTGTTGTCGAAATAATAGACGAAAGTAGGGAGATAATTATAGAAGGTGATTCTTTCTCAGCATTCGTAAGAGTCGTAAATATAGGTAAACCGGTCTATGCATATTGGGTTTATAAAAGTGGCATATTTAAATTATACGATGCAGATACAGAGGAATTAAGCAAAGCTGGAGTAAAGTTTTATACGAGAGATAATCCCAAAGAAGTATACTTAAAGCTTAAGAGACTACTTGATTTTAAGAATATATTTGTATGA
- a CDS encoding nucleoside hydrolase: MRHFIIDCDTAEDDIMSLFMLLRNNIDVQGITIVEGNISYEQEINNALWSLEFVGKDIPVYPGSDRPLVKQFRSVPEVHGKGGIGDEVVKPSRLKPQNKKAVDAIVDIADRYAGELEFLAISPLTNLALAYLKDKSVAEKIKKVWIMGGTVWGRGNITPVAEYNIWVDPDSAKIVFNAGFDITMVPWDVIVNYPITDEEWEQIKTMKTKMAQFYVKIYTHYRKYSMEKEKIKGTPHPDLITTSVALNRNVVLKSERQYVDIENCDCLTRGMTVIDYLGIWGKEPNAEIIYEINKKEFYSMLIDLLNWF; the protein is encoded by the coding sequence ATGAGGCATTTCATAATAGATTGTGATACAGCTGAAGATGACATAATGAGCCTTTTTATGTTACTCAGAAACAATATAGATGTCCAAGGAATAACTATTGTTGAAGGAAACATATCTTATGAGCAAGAAATAAATAACGCATTATGGAGCTTAGAGTTTGTAGGAAAAGATATCCCAGTTTATCCTGGTAGTGATAGACCGCTAGTTAAACAATTCAGAAGTGTCCCAGAGGTTCACGGCAAGGGAGGAATTGGAGATGAGGTAGTAAAACCCAGTAGACTTAAACCACAAAATAAGAAAGCTGTAGATGCTATTGTCGATATTGCCGATAGATATGCTGGTGAATTAGAGTTCTTGGCAATATCCCCGTTAACAAATCTTGCCTTAGCTTACTTAAAAGATAAGTCAGTAGCTGAAAAGATAAAAAAGGTTTGGATAATGGGAGGAACAGTATGGGGAAGAGGAAACATAACCCCAGTTGCCGAATACAATATTTGGGTAGATCCGGATTCGGCAAAAATTGTTTTTAACGCCGGTTTCGATATTACCATGGTACCGTGGGATGTTATTGTTAACTATCCAATCACCGATGAAGAATGGGAACAAATAAAGACGATGAAGACTAAGATGGCTCAATTTTACGTTAAGATTTACACTCATTATAGAAAATATTCTATGGAAAAAGAGAAAATAAAGGGGACTCCTCACCCTGACCTAATTACAACTTCTGTGGCTCTCAATAGAAATGTAGTATTAAAATCGGAAAGGCAATATGTGGATATTGAAAATTGTGATTGCTTAACCAGAGGAATGACTGTTATTGACTATTTAGGAATTTGGGGTAAAGAACCCAATGCTGAAATAATTTATGAGATAAACAAGAAAGAGTTCTATTCAATGTTAATCGACTTACTCAATTGGTTCTAG
- a CDS encoding winged helix-turn-helix domain-containing protein: MNVLQLAILTILSEDERSVNELREYLGIDKKRIIKSIRSLEKKGLVERKTYLGEGDVIFGITEEGIQELYKYYMFLRDLIKEMEISVCTRFDC, from the coding sequence GTGAATGTACTACAATTAGCAATACTAACAATCCTATCTGAAGATGAAAGGAGTGTAAATGAGTTAAGAGAGTATTTAGGTATTGATAAAAAGAGAATTATAAAAAGTATAAGGTCGTTAGAAAAGAAGGGATTAGTAGAAAGAAAGACTTATCTTGGAGAGGGAGACGTTATATTTGGAATTACAGAAGAAGGTATTCAAGAGCTTTATAAGTATTATATGTTTTTGAGGGATTTGATAAAAGAGATGGAGATCTCCGTATGCACTAGGTTTGACTGCTGA
- a CDS encoding PaREP1 family protein, translating into MEVVKPWVDAKKYQGDRFKEALYEAELAERFLNDGLLRNSAGKAYQALKAYVAGLAIDYRDLLLQYYPGKRTISANKVVERVDWIIAIMPSSKLREVVAIINDNELRLATEIALNLHEFQYNGYDKDSEISRYSREEFVKKDIMFVVDFIRRRLSNIKES; encoded by the coding sequence ATGGAAGTAGTGAAGCCATGGGTTGACGCAAAGAAATATCAAGGTGATAGGTTCAAAGAGGCATTATACGAAGCTGAACTCGCTGAGAGATTTCTCAACGACGGTCTTTTAAGGAATTCAGCCGGAAAAGCTTATCAGGCGTTGAAAGCTTACGTTGCCGGATTGGCTATTGATTACAGAGATTTGCTTTTGCAATACTATCCAGGGAAAAGGACGATATCGGCTAATAAGGTTGTGGAAAGGGTTGATTGGATAATTGCGATTATGCCGAGTAGTAAGCTAAGAGAGGTTGTAGCGATCATTAATGACAATGAATTGAGGTTGGCGACGGAAATTGCTCTGAATTTACATGAGTTTCAATATAATGGCTATGATAAGGACTCAGAAATCTCTAGGTATAGTCGAGAGGAATTCGTAAAAAAGGACATAATGTTCGTAGTAGATTTTATAAGGAGAAGATTATCAAATATAAAGGAATCTTGA
- a CDS encoding RNA-guided endonuclease TnpB family protein, translating to MARRVKAIRATVSMKIALSEPLLALVNNYVKALRFALFWLKENVPNPNEKEVLEKVHEGLYERLKEEYNLPSKVAQDCYREALSVYKGWYNNLRRGRFPRVYKPTVWLTPKASYNVDLDNMTVRIASVGEFQILGYPRNLKEYLSWRMKEARLVVKGDKAFLKVVFEKPLEKAKPGESIAVDVNMSEIVVGKDDTHYVRIPTRLHEVHHWKSLAERLQKKYSKRWRENKRILYRIRSFHQKARRIMEDFARKVGKWVVEIVIDFGANVIKLENLENLIKDVDKLPKEFRDKLYLMQYRRIQYWVEWQARKHGILVQYVNPKYSSVSCPKCGKRMREVSHRWFKCSCGYENDRDVIAVVNLNRRGSLTLSSAH from the coding sequence ATGGCTAGGAGGGTTAAAGCGATCAGAGCTACTGTTTCTATGAAGATCGCCCTATCTGAACCCCTCCTAGCCCTTGTGAATAACTACGTAAAAGCCCTCCGTTTCGCCCTATTTTGGTTGAAGGAAAATGTCCCGAATCCTAATGAGAAGGAAGTTTTAGAAAAAGTCCATGAAGGACTGTATGAGAGGTTAAAAGAAGAATATAATCTACCATCAAAGGTTGCCCAAGACTGTTATCGTGAAGCTCTCTCAGTATACAAGGGCTGGTATAATAATCTGAGAAGGGGTCGTTTCCCAAGAGTATATAAGCCAACAGTTTGGCTAACTCCTAAAGCAAGTTATAATGTTGACTTAGATAATATGACTGTTAGGATAGCAAGTGTTGGTGAATTTCAAATTCTAGGTTATCCTAGAAACCTCAAGGAGTACTTAAGCTGGAGGATGAAGGAGGCTAGGTTAGTGGTTAAGGGTGATAAGGCTTTTCTTAAGGTTGTTTTTGAGAAACCGTTGGAGAAGGCTAAACCAGGGGAAAGTATTGCTGTTGATGTTAACATGAGCGAGATTGTTGTTGGCAAGGATGATACTCATTACGTTAGGATTCCAACTCGTTTGCACGAGGTTCACCACTGGAAGTCTTTAGCCGAGAGATTGCAGAAGAAATACTCAAAGAGGTGGAGGGAGAATAAGAGGATTCTGTATAGGATTCGTTCTTTTCATCAAAAGGCTAGGCGTATTATGGAGGATTTCGCTAGGAAGGTTGGGAAGTGGGTTGTTGAGATTGTTATAGATTTTGGTGCTAATGTTATTAAGTTGGAGAACCTTGAGAACCTCATCAAGGACGTAGATAAACTACCTAAAGAGTTTCGCGATAAACTTTATCTAATGCAGTATCGTAGGATTCAGTATTGGGTTGAGTGGCAGGCTAGGAAGCATGGTATTCTAGTTCAATACGTTAATCCCAAATATTCTTCCGTCTCTTGTCCTAAGTGTGGTAAAAGGATGAGGGAGGTCTCTCATCGTTGGTTTAAGTGTTCATGTGGTTATGAGAATGATAGGGATGTTATTGCTGTAGTTAATCTGAACAGGAGGGGGTCTCTGACCCTCTCGTCTGCCCACTAA
- a CDS encoding IS607 family transposase: MFLNSVERYLTPSEVAEIFGISRSGVIKWIREGKIKAIEINGRWRIPYSEVERLISGKEKVRQVAIYARVSSNTQKDDLERQSNALKEWVKKTFGDVMIIEIKDIDSGLKEDRRGLKKLIELAKRRQINTIVVAYKDRLTRFGFEYLVELFKAYGVDIIVSFQEEPKDYMQELVEDFVEIVKSFASRIYSHRSHKYEKVVKCVEDIEKDC; encoded by the coding sequence ATATTTTTAAATAGTGTAGAGAGGTATTTGACACCTAGTGAAGTTGCTGAAATATTTGGGATAAGTAGGAGTGGTGTTATTAAGTGGATTAGGGAAGGGAAAATAAAGGCTATTGAAATTAACGGTAGGTGGAGGATACCTTATAGTGAGGTAGAAAGATTAATAAGTGGAAAAGAAAAAGTTAGGCAAGTAGCGATTTACGCTAGAGTTTCATCAAATACACAAAAGGACGACTTGGAGAGGCAATCAAACGCGTTAAAGGAATGGGTTAAGAAAACCTTTGGTGATGTAATGATAATAGAAATTAAAGACATCGACTCTGGATTGAAAGAAGATAGAAGAGGATTAAAGAAACTCATAGAATTAGCCAAGAGGAGGCAGATTAACACAATAGTAGTAGCTTACAAGGATAGGCTAACACGTTTCGGTTTCGAATACCTCGTAGAGTTATTCAAGGCTTACGGAGTAGATATTATAGTATCATTTCAAGAAGAACCTAAGGATTACATGCAAGAGTTAGTTGAGGACTTTGTAGAAATCGTTAAATCGTTCGCCTCAAGAATTTACAGTCATAGATCTCACAAGTACGAGAAGGTGGTAAAATGTGTTGAAGACATTGAAAAGGACTGTTAA